In the Maribacter sp. MJ134 genome, one interval contains:
- a CDS encoding type B 50S ribosomal protein L31 — MQKGIHPENYRLVAFKDMSNDEVFLTKSTADTKETVEVDGVEYPLVKLEISRTSHPFYTGKAKFLDTAGRIDKFKNKYKKFAKPEADKAKEDE, encoded by the coding sequence ATGCAAAAAGGAATACACCCAGAAAATTATAGATTAGTTGCCTTCAAGGACATGTCTAACGATGAAGTGTTTTTAACCAAATCCACTGCGGATACCAAGGAAACGGTAGAAGTGGATGGCGTAGAATACCCTTTGGTTAAATTGGAGATTTCTAGAACATCTCACCCGTTTTATACTGGCAAGGCTAAATTCTTGGATACGGCAGGACGTATTGATAAATTTAAGAACAAGTACAAAAAATTTGCTAAACCTGAAGCTGACAAGGCAAAAGAGGACGAGTAA
- a CDS encoding WD40/YVTN/BNR-like repeat-containing protein — MRYALILLILFSIISCSESKNQKNFTSVKIESVFEDSLSIRAIEIMGNSLAFAANKGTFGTLELNTGTVRTNIEKYHTYIPEFRSVAFNATDFFMLSVGNPALLYKTGEDGKMDLVYKEEGEGVFYDAMTFWNNREGIAIGDSVNGCLSIIITRDGGHHWMKIPCSELPAGIKGEGAFAASNTNIKTIGDKAWIATTSGRILFSPDKGKTWKSFQTPIINEGDAEGIYSIDFWDENLGIAIGGDYTKPEVSTANKAITKDGGKTWKLLADGQHPEYKSCIRFVPGSKGQEIVTLGFTGISYSSDIGSTWKKLSDAPFYTIRFQNDSVAYAAGKNSIAKLTFKRD, encoded by the coding sequence ATGCGGTATGCTCTTATTCTACTAATTCTCTTTTCAATAATCTCTTGTTCTGAAAGTAAGAATCAAAAGAATTTTACTTCTGTGAAGATTGAGAGCGTATTCGAAGATTCCTTAAGTATACGAGCTATTGAAATAATGGGAAATAGTTTGGCCTTTGCGGCCAACAAAGGTACGTTTGGCACGTTGGAGTTAAATACGGGAACGGTCAGGACCAATATTGAGAAGTACCATACGTATATTCCAGAATTTAGGTCGGTCGCATTTAATGCTACCGATTTTTTTATGCTCTCGGTCGGAAATCCGGCATTGTTATACAAGACCGGAGAAGATGGTAAGATGGATTTGGTCTACAAAGAAGAAGGTGAAGGCGTTTTCTACGATGCGATGACTTTTTGGAACAACCGCGAAGGCATAGCTATAGGTGATAGTGTAAACGGATGCTTGTCCATCATTATCACAAGAGACGGTGGACATCATTGGATGAAAATCCCATGTTCCGAACTACCGGCGGGAATTAAAGGAGAAGGTGCCTTTGCAGCCAGCAATACCAATATTAAAACAATTGGAGACAAAGCTTGGATAGCTACTACAAGCGGACGTATTCTTTTTTCTCCTGATAAAGGAAAAACCTGGAAATCCTTTCAAACACCTATTATAAATGAGGGCGATGCGGAAGGTATTTATTCAATTGATTTCTGGGATGAGAATTTAGGCATTGCCATAGGCGGTGATTATACGAAACCAGAGGTGAGTACGGCCAATAAGGCCATCACAAAAGATGGTGGAAAAACTTGGAAACTCCTGGCGGATGGACAACATCCTGAATACAAAAGTTGTATTCGTTTTGTTCCCGGTAGTAAAGGTCAAGAAATAGTAACACTTGGTTTTACCGGTATTTCGTATTCTAGTGATATAGGTTCAACTTGGAAAAAGTTGTCTGATGCACCGTTTTACACCATTCGCTTTCAGAACGATTCTGTTGCCTATGCGGCTGGTAAAAACAGCATTGCTAAATTGACTTTTAAAAGAGATTAA
- a CDS encoding DUF4199 domain-containing protein produces the protein MEENQPKTGKYALNYGLLSGGIGVIFGLMLYSMDMHYQGDFMTIIISLLITLGVIILALVQFKKANNGFMSFGQALKVGVGLCLIGGIIGVIFNQLMANVIDPDMLDKAMEFQKNKMLEGSSLTPAQIDEQLAMGKKFQTPVMQIAFGLLGSIFFGFILTLIPALVLKKQENLD, from the coding sequence ATGGAAGAAAATCAACCTAAAACAGGAAAATACGCACTTAATTACGGTCTACTATCTGGTGGTATTGGAGTCATTTTTGGATTAATGCTCTACTCTATGGATATGCACTACCAAGGAGATTTCATGACTATCATTATAAGTCTCCTGATAACCTTAGGAGTAATCATACTTGCCCTGGTACAATTCAAAAAAGCGAATAATGGATTTATGTCCTTTGGACAAGCGCTAAAAGTTGGAGTTGGGCTTTGTCTTATTGGGGGAATTATTGGTGTAATATTCAACCAGTTAATGGCTAACGTAATTGATCCAGATATGTTGGATAAGGCTATGGAATTTCAGAAGAACAAAATGTTGGAGGGTTCGTCGCTAACTCCTGCCCAGATAGATGAGCAATTGGCCATGGGTAAGAAATTTCAAACGCCCGTAATGCAAATCGCCTTCGGACTATTGGGGAGCATCTTTTTTGGTTTTATTTTGACTTTAATTCCGGCCTTGGTACTAAAAAAACAGGAAAATCTAGACTAA
- a CDS encoding ABC transporter ATP-binding protein, whose translation MDYFKKILRFAKPYSRYGYLNIFFNILYALFSALSFAALIPMLNVLFEQTEPVTELPVFEGISNAKDYFIDYLGYHVTQYAGEDKMKALILVIGLILVLFLLKNLFNYLAMYFITFLRNGVLKDIRNSMYQKITELPISYYSEKRKGDVIARISSDVLEIQHSFLSILELIVREPLTILFTILIMFGISGKLTLFVFIFIPLAGMIISRIGKSLKKKSDDVQREQGEFLSVIEETLSGLRVIKAFNSESRFYQTFSASTQRFFNFSNTLLNRQNLASPTGEFLGILVIGVLLWFGGKMVLVDETLDPASFIAYMGLAYNILTPAKAISKASYGVKKGNAAAERVLEILETNNPIAEIDNAIEKTAFDNNITLENISFKYEADYVLKDFSLNVPKGGTVALVGQSGSGKSTIANLVTRFYDVNEGTIKIDGINIKDLSKKSLRGLLGLVTQDSILFNDSVQNNIGLGKEGASLEEIQEAAKIANAHDFIMDLPKGYDTNIGDSGNKLSGGQKQRLSIARAVLKNPPIMILDEATSALDTESERLVQDALEKMMKNRTSIVIAHRLSTIQNADNIVVLQKGEIVEQGTHLELIEKNGTYKKLVTMQSLDA comes from the coding sequence ATGGATTATTTCAAGAAGATTCTTCGCTTTGCGAAACCCTACAGCCGTTATGGCTATCTAAATATTTTCTTTAATATCCTTTATGCGCTGTTCAGTGCACTTTCGTTTGCAGCATTGATTCCAATGCTTAATGTGCTGTTTGAGCAAACGGAGCCAGTCACTGAACTTCCTGTTTTTGAAGGTATCAGTAACGCTAAAGACTATTTTATAGACTATTTGGGTTACCATGTTACGCAATATGCAGGAGAAGACAAAATGAAAGCACTTATACTGGTTATTGGATTAATCTTAGTCCTCTTTCTACTGAAAAATCTTTTCAATTACTTGGCTATGTATTTTATCACCTTTTTAAGGAATGGTGTACTCAAAGACATCAGGAATAGCATGTATCAAAAAATAACCGAACTCCCTATTTCTTATTATTCAGAAAAACGAAAAGGTGACGTTATCGCTAGAATATCTTCTGATGTATTGGAAATTCAGCATTCATTCCTCTCTATTCTAGAACTTATAGTACGTGAACCGTTGACCATCTTGTTCACCATTCTTATTATGTTCGGAATCAGTGGAAAACTAACGCTATTCGTATTTATTTTCATACCTCTTGCCGGGATGATAATATCTAGAATAGGAAAATCCCTGAAAAAGAAATCTGATGATGTTCAAAGAGAGCAAGGCGAATTTTTATCGGTCATAGAAGAAACACTGAGTGGACTGCGAGTTATAAAGGCATTTAATTCCGAATCCCGTTTTTACCAAACTTTCAGTGCCTCTACTCAACGTTTTTTTAATTTCAGCAATACCCTTCTAAATCGTCAAAACCTTGCTTCTCCTACAGGTGAGTTTTTAGGTATTTTAGTCATAGGGGTGTTATTATGGTTCGGCGGAAAAATGGTTTTGGTCGATGAAACACTAGACCCCGCCTCTTTTATCGCCTACATGGGCTTGGCCTATAATATCCTTACACCTGCCAAAGCCATTAGTAAAGCGTCTTACGGCGTAAAAAAAGGAAACGCTGCGGCAGAACGGGTGCTGGAAATATTAGAGACCAATAATCCTATTGCTGAAATTGATAATGCAATTGAGAAAACAGCCTTTGACAACAATATCACTCTAGAAAACATTTCCTTTAAATACGAGGCCGATTATGTACTAAAGGATTTTAGCCTAAATGTTCCTAAGGGAGGTACGGTGGCATTGGTTGGGCAGTCCGGTAGTGGTAAAAGTACTATTGCCAATCTGGTAACACGGTTTTATGATGTAAACGAGGGTACCATCAAAATTGATGGCATCAATATAAAAGACCTTTCAAAAAAATCGCTTCGAGGTTTATTGGGTTTGGTTACCCAAGACTCCATTCTATTCAATGATTCCGTTCAGAACAATATTGGTCTGGGAAAAGAGGGCGCCTCTTTAGAGGAAATACAGGAGGCCGCTAAAATTGCCAATGCCCATGATTTTATCATGGACCTGCCAAAGGGTTACGACACCAATATTGGCGATAGCGGTAATAAACTAAGCGGTGGTCAAAAACAGCGTTTATCCATAGCACGGGCGGTCTTAAAGAATCCGCCGATCATGATTTTGGATGAGGCCACCTCAGCCTTGGATACAGAAAGTGAACGATTGGTACAGGATGCGTTAGAAAAAATGATGAAGAACCGTACCTCCATTGTAATCGCCCATCGCTTATCTACCATTCAGAATGCGGACAATATAGTAGTACTTCAGAAAGGAGAAATCGTAGAGCAAGGTACACACCTAGAACTCATAGAAAAGAACGGTACCTATAAAAAGTTGGTCACCATGCAATCCCTTGACGCATAA
- a CDS encoding RNA polymerase sigma factor translates to MIAEETLVNELQHKATQEKAFEVLVNTYKERLYWHIRRIVLNHDDADDVLQNTFIKVYRNIDGFKGDSKLFSWMYRIATNESLSFLKQKSRKLGLNDGAYQDRLVESLAADVYFEGDAIQLQLQKAIATLPEKQKLVFNMKYFEELKYEEISEILDTSVGGLKASYHLAVKKIKVHLKK, encoded by the coding sequence TTGATTGCAGAAGAAACTTTAGTTAACGAATTACAGCATAAAGCGACTCAAGAAAAGGCCTTTGAGGTGTTAGTAAACACGTATAAGGAACGACTGTATTGGCATATTCGTAGAATTGTACTGAATCATGATGATGCAGATGATGTATTGCAAAACACGTTCATAAAAGTGTACCGCAATATTGATGGGTTTAAAGGAGACAGTAAGCTGTTTTCGTGGATGTATCGTATTGCAACGAACGAATCCTTAAGTTTTCTAAAGCAGAAATCAAGAAAGTTAGGCTTGAACGATGGAGCATATCAGGACCGATTGGTGGAAAGTTTAGCGGCCGATGTCTATTTTGAAGGAGATGCCATTCAGCTTCAGCTACAAAAAGCTATTGCTACCTTGCCAGAAAAGCAAAAATTAGTCTTTAACATGAAGTATTTTGAAGAATTGAAATACGAGGAAATCTCGGAAATATTGGACACTTCGGTTGGCGGACTAAAAGCATCCTATCATTTAGCGGTGAAAAAAATTAAGGTACATTTAAAGAAATAA
- a CDS encoding glycosyltransferase family 2 protein, protein MQLSIVIPLLNEEESLKELHDWIVSVMQSNHFLYEIIFVDDGSTDASWATISKLSKENTNVKGIRFLRNFGKSQALHAGFNAATGDVVITMDADLQDNPEEIPALYSLISSEGYDLISGWKKKRYDSIIFKNLPSKLFNWAARRTSGVKLNDFNCGLKAYDRSVIKTIEVSGEMHRYIPVLAKNAGFSKIGEKVVQHQSRKYGKTKFGMDRFINGFLDLITIWFVSKFGKRPMHLFGALGVVMFLIGFGFALYLGIDKLFLNPFGRLITDRPQFYIALTSMVMGTQLFLAGFLGEIMIRSKREEKRYVIADKIAL, encoded by the coding sequence ATGCAGCTATCTATTGTAATTCCTTTATTAAACGAAGAAGAATCGCTCAAAGAGCTTCATGATTGGATTGTATCCGTGATGCAATCCAATCATTTTTTATACGAAATCATATTCGTAGACGATGGTAGTACCGATGCTTCCTGGGCTACCATTTCTAAACTTTCAAAGGAGAATACGAATGTAAAAGGTATTCGTTTCCTTCGTAATTTCGGAAAATCACAAGCATTACATGCAGGTTTTAACGCTGCTACAGGTGATGTGGTCATCACTATGGATGCGGACCTTCAAGATAATCCAGAGGAAATTCCGGCCCTTTACAGTTTAATCAGTTCAGAGGGGTATGACCTTATATCCGGGTGGAAGAAAAAAAGATACGACTCTATCATTTTTAAAAACCTCCCTTCTAAACTTTTTAATTGGGCCGCACGCCGTACTTCCGGAGTTAAATTGAACGACTTCAATTGCGGTCTTAAAGCCTATGACCGTTCTGTGATAAAAACAATTGAAGTTTCTGGGGAGATGCACCGCTACATCCCCGTTTTGGCAAAAAATGCCGGTTTCTCTAAAATCGGAGAGAAAGTAGTACAACATCAATCAAGAAAATACGGGAAAACAAAATTTGGTATGGATCGTTTTATAAACGGTTTTCTGGACTTGATAACCATTTGGTTCGTTTCTAAATTCGGAAAAAGACCCATGCACTTGTTCGGTGCTTTGGGAGTTGTCATGTTTCTTATTGGATTTGGTTTTGCCCTTTATTTAGGTATTGATAAACTATTCCTAAATCCCTTTGGAAGGTTGATTACGGATAGACCACAATTCTATATTGCGTTGACATCAATGGTTATGGGGACCCAGTTATTTTTAGCCGGATTTTTAGGCGAAATTATGATACGCTCCAAGCGAGAGGAAAAAAGATATGTCATTGCCGATAAGATAGCTCTATAG
- a CDS encoding phospho-sugar mutase produces the protein MDNFLDTAKSWMTDFFDPAIKKEIQHLIENDTDELKDRFYKNMEFGTGGMRGVMGVGTNRINKYTLGKSTQGLSNYLNKTYAGEDIKVVIAFDCRHNSDTLARTVAEVFSANGIKVYLFSELRTTPELSFAVRHLNCHAGIVLTASHNPPEYNGYKVYWTDGGQIVPPQDGEIISEINSLSVEDIKFQSNDSLIEVIDKEVDEAFIEASVANGNFNAAGKDDFKIVFTSLHGTSITAIPEVLKRAGYKNVTIIEEQAKPDGNFPTVKSPNPEESEALSMAVKKAEEIGADMVVGTDPDSDRLGIAVRNLDGEMEIVNGNQAMVLMTKFLLEKRKEQGFKGNEFIATTIVSTPMMETMAKAYGVEFKTALTGFKWIGKMIKDFPESNFIGGGEESFGYMVGDFVRDKDAVTSTLLACEIAAEAKANGSSFYKDLIDCYVDYGFYKEHLVSITKKGISGAEEIKQMLKDFKENPVSSVAGSKVKWIEDYNTSTAKNVLTGEEKAINIPKSNVLIYETEDGTRVAARPSGTEPKVKFYISTNTKLDTAANYKAVAATLDAKIARILSELKLS, from the coding sequence ATGGATAACTTCCTTGATACCGCCAAAAGCTGGATGACCGATTTTTTTGACCCAGCCATTAAAAAAGAAATTCAGCATTTAATTGAAAATGACACCGATGAGCTAAAGGACAGGTTTTATAAAAACATGGAATTTGGAACTGGCGGTATGCGCGGAGTCATGGGCGTTGGTACCAATAGAATCAACAAATATACCTTGGGTAAGAGTACACAGGGTTTAAGTAATTACCTCAATAAAACATATGCCGGCGAGGATATAAAAGTGGTTATTGCTTTTGATTGTCGCCATAACAGCGATACACTGGCTAGAACCGTGGCCGAAGTCTTTTCCGCGAACGGAATTAAAGTATACCTCTTTTCGGAACTGCGCACCACTCCGGAACTTTCTTTTGCGGTACGTCATTTAAATTGCCATGCGGGAATTGTATTGACAGCTTCTCACAACCCTCCGGAATATAACGGTTATAAAGTATACTGGACAGACGGCGGACAAATTGTACCCCCACAAGATGGTGAAATTATTTCCGAGATCAACTCCCTTAGCGTAGAAGATATCAAGTTTCAATCCAACGATAGTTTAATCGAAGTAATTGATAAAGAGGTAGACGAGGCCTTTATTGAAGCATCCGTAGCAAACGGGAATTTCAATGCTGCTGGAAAGGATGATTTCAAAATAGTTTTTACTTCCCTGCACGGAACTTCAATCACCGCCATACCGGAAGTTCTGAAACGTGCGGGCTACAAAAATGTGACCATCATAGAAGAACAGGCTAAACCAGACGGAAACTTCCCAACGGTAAAATCACCAAACCCAGAAGAATCGGAAGCCTTGTCCATGGCCGTTAAAAAAGCGGAAGAAATTGGTGCGGATATGGTTGTAGGTACCGACCCGGATAGTGACCGGTTGGGTATTGCCGTTAGAAATCTAGACGGGGAAATGGAAATTGTCAACGGAAACCAAGCTATGGTGCTGATGACTAAATTCCTATTGGAAAAAAGAAAAGAACAAGGTTTTAAAGGGAACGAATTTATTGCTACCACCATTGTTTCTACGCCTATGATGGAGACGATGGCAAAAGCCTATGGTGTGGAATTCAAAACTGCTTTGACCGGATTCAAATGGATTGGAAAAATGATAAAAGACTTTCCCGAATCCAATTTTATTGGTGGTGGTGAGGAAAGTTTCGGGTACATGGTGGGCGACTTTGTCCGCGATAAAGATGCCGTGACTTCTACCCTACTCGCTTGCGAAATTGCGGCTGAGGCAAAAGCAAATGGCAGTTCTTTCTACAAGGATTTAATAGATTGCTATGTTGACTACGGTTTTTACAAAGAACACTTGGTTTCTATAACTAAAAAGGGCATTAGTGGCGCGGAAGAAATTAAGCAGATGCTAAAAGACTTTAAGGAAAATCCTGTAAGCTCCGTTGCGGGTTCTAAGGTAAAGTGGATAGAGGATTACAATACTTCTACTGCCAAGAATGTCCTTACCGGAGAAGAAAAAGCTATAAATATTCCAAAATCCAATGTTTTGATTTATGAAACCGAAGATGGTACTCGTGTTGCAGCAAGACCAAGTGGTACGGAACCCAAGGTGAAATTCTACATTAGTACCAATACAAAATTGGATACGGCAGCAAATTACAAGGCTGTAGCCGCTACGCTAGATGCAAAAATAGCGCGCATTTTAAGCGAGCTTAAATTGAGTTAA